The Psychromonas sp. MME1 genome window below encodes:
- the nifM gene encoding nitrogen fixation protein NifM, which translates to MCANVKNNSRVCLPYQRIKLAYHQFQVGPESLDESSSATIQKQAEAAEKLITLVLKSDVAKDYKVRDKEVDFVVETLQEQFDNRESYQLSLQLQGLSEQQLRQAISQDLLCEKVLDAQSRDYPAATEQEAINYYQNNSDKFSYPERRKASHILITINDQFPENRRAAVMLKITDIRAQLMNNLGEFATIALSESECPTALNNGLIGTVSRGQLYPELDKVLFLMQEETISSIVETEIGLHLLLCHEIIPASRQSQDDAVPIIQAQINAHRRKKCERKWLSSLLVTA; encoded by the coding sequence ATGTGCGCCAATGTGAAAAATAATAGTCGTGTTTGTTTACCTTATCAACGCATTAAATTGGCCTATCATCAATTTCAAGTCGGCCCTGAATCGCTTGATGAAAGCAGCTCTGCGACAATCCAGAAGCAAGCCGAAGCCGCAGAAAAATTAATAACCTTGGTGTTGAAAAGCGATGTTGCAAAGGATTACAAAGTGCGAGATAAAGAGGTGGACTTTGTGGTTGAGACGCTACAGGAGCAATTTGACAACAGAGAAAGTTATCAGTTGTCACTGCAGCTACAAGGATTAAGTGAACAACAATTACGCCAAGCTATTTCTCAAGATTTACTTTGCGAAAAGGTACTCGATGCACAGAGTCGAGATTACCCAGCTGCGACCGAGCAGGAGGCGATAAATTATTATCAAAATAATAGTGACAAATTTAGCTATCCAGAGCGACGTAAGGCGAGTCATATCTTGATCACTATTAATGATCAATTTCCTGAAAATAGAAGAGCCGCAGTGATGTTAAAAATAACGGATATACGCGCTCAATTAATGAATAATCTCGGAGAATTCGCAACCATTGCCTTAAGTGAGTCAGAGTGTCCGACGGCATTAAATAATGGTTTAATTGGAACAGTGAGTCGTGGGCAACTCTATCCTGAATTGGATAAGGTGCTTTTTTTGATGCAAGAGGAGACTATCAGTAGCATCGTTGAGACGGAAATCGGCCTCCATCTTTTACTCTGTCATGAAATTATTCCAGCCAGCCGTCAATCACAAGATGATGCCGTTCCCATTATTCAGGCGCAAATTAATGCACACAGACGTAAAAAGTGTGAGAGAAAATGGCTGAGTAGTTTGCTTGTTACCGCCTAG
- a CDS encoding nitrogen fixation protein NifZ — protein sequence MQAKFDYGDKVRVIRNIRNDGTFMGSDRGTLLIRRGSVGYIKGVGKFLQDQVIYQVHFMEQGVSVGCRESELADVKAPWSERLFERGDSIISLKSLTSKGEVVVMAGDSGTVIGLDSEQKPLQYRVSFRRANGLETNTWLIPETVLQLSENDSVVTQTLMMESKSCAPM from the coding sequence ATGCAAGCAAAATTTGATTATGGTGACAAAGTCCGTGTTATCAGAAACATAAGAAATGACGGCACTTTTATGGGAAGTGATCGCGGTACATTATTGATCCGCCGAGGCAGTGTGGGGTATATAAAAGGAGTGGGGAAATTTTTGCAGGATCAGGTTATTTATCAAGTCCACTTTATGGAGCAAGGAGTGAGCGTCGGTTGTCGAGAATCGGAGCTTGCCGATGTCAAAGCGCCTTGGAGTGAACGGCTATTTGAACGGGGTGATAGCATTATTTCGTTAAAATCATTAACAAGTAAAGGCGAAGTGGTGGTGATGGCTGGGGATAGTGGCACTGTTATAGGATTAGATAGTGAGCAAAAGCCTTTGCAGTACCGCGTCTCTTTTCGCCGAGCTAATGGACTAGAGACAAACACTTGGTTGATACCGGAGACAGTTTTACAGCTTAGTGAAAACGATTCTGTGGTGACGCAGACATTAATGATGGAGAGCAAATCATGTGCGCCAATGTGA
- a CDS encoding ATP-grasp domain-containing protein, which yields MSNWIILIGGRSAALEAALALNLKVLLIAEPTTPKRVLAKADQHLAISLRAPFQEILSNTLPLLADNHPLAIIAATEQGVLPAAQLREYFSIDGQDVNSARDALIKSKMKKRFKHAGLPCWPTVEVKSVEQALHIAQQYTYPLVVKALASSGSRGFRIIKDRATLRRVVTTMLERADYGGVGIEPFCDLKECSVELILHNGNIIFSNVTNYLIASKLNFLPAKFPQALSDKLLTLCHDVATTFNFKQGMLHIEFYYSDSELWLGEVNARPPGGGLMELIELAYDFNPWDLFIRSYLKEPLQRITQTKKYYAANWVIHPGKGIVKNISGIDDIVNHPLTKHFSLKLKEGQTVYRREGTGSSVGNLTMCSKDHNKLTRAILTSTQILQIEMEKEQKI from the coding sequence GTGTCTAACTGGATTATATTAATTGGTGGTCGTAGCGCCGCTTTAGAAGCGGCATTAGCACTTAACCTAAAGGTCTTATTAATTGCCGAACCGACTACTCCCAAGCGAGTATTGGCCAAGGCAGATCAACATCTTGCTATTTCCTTAAGAGCACCTTTTCAAGAAATTTTATCAAACACACTACCGCTTTTAGCAGATAACCATCCGCTCGCAATCATTGCAGCCACGGAGCAAGGGGTTTTACCCGCGGCACAATTACGTGAATATTTTTCTATTGACGGGCAAGATGTTAACAGTGCCAGAGACGCATTAATTAAATCGAAAATGAAGAAACGCTTTAAACATGCTGGTCTCCCCTGTTGGCCAACGGTCGAGGTAAAAAGTGTTGAACAAGCATTACATATTGCACAACAATATACCTATCCACTAGTAGTAAAAGCGTTAGCCTCTTCAGGTAGCCGTGGGTTTCGCATTATAAAAGATAGAGCGACTCTTCGCCGGGTCGTAACAACAATGCTAGAAAGAGCCGACTACGGCGGTGTTGGCATTGAACCCTTTTGTGATTTAAAAGAGTGCAGTGTCGAATTAATTCTACACAATGGTAATATCATTTTTAGTAATGTAACAAATTACTTGATCGCATCAAAACTGAATTTTTTACCCGCTAAATTCCCCCAAGCGTTGAGCGATAAGTTATTAACACTTTGTCATGATGTTGCCACGACCTTTAATTTTAAACAGGGTATGTTACACATTGAATTTTATTATAGTGACAGTGAATTATGGTTAGGAGAAGTCAATGCAAGGCCACCGGGAGGTGGGCTAATGGAGTTGATTGAACTCGCCTATGATTTTAATCCCTGGGATCTCTTTATTCGCAGCTACCTAAAAGAGCCTTTACAGCGGATTACTCAAACTAAAAAATATTACGCCGCGAACTGGGTCATTCACCCCGGAAAAGGGATCGTTAAAAACATATCGGGTATTGATGATATTGTTAATCATCCCCTTACAAAACATTTTTCACTTAAGTTAAAAGAGGGACAGACAGTATATCGTCGTGAAGGGACAGGCTCATCCGTTGGCAATTTAACTATGTGCTCAAAGGATCATAACAAACTGACTAGAGCGATTTTAACCAGTACGCAAATACTGCAAATTGAGATGGAAAAAGAGCAAAAAATATAA
- the map gene encoding type I methionyl aminopeptidase encodes MAGIIKTAEEIEKMRIAGQLAADVLTMIAPFIQKGVTTNELDKRCHDFIVNEQQAIPAPLNYHGFPKSICTSLNYVVCHGIPNDKPLKEGDIVNVDITVIKDGYHGDTSQMFVVGKATILAERLIRVAQECLYIGINLVKPGARLGDIGSAIQKHAEKHNYSVVREYCGHGIGAGFHEEPQVLHYGKAGTGDVIKAGQCFTIEPMINAGNKACKVLRDEWTVVTKDKKLSAQWEHTLLVTETGCEILTLRPEETIQRIINHD; translated from the coding sequence ATGGCTGGAATCATTAAAACGGCGGAAGAGATCGAAAAAATGCGCATTGCAGGGCAACTTGCTGCAGATGTACTAACAATGATCGCACCTTTTATTCAAAAAGGGGTGACGACCAATGAATTAGACAAACGTTGTCATGATTTTATTGTCAATGAACAACAAGCGATTCCTGCACCACTTAACTACCATGGTTTTCCAAAATCGATCTGTACCTCTCTCAACTATGTGGTTTGTCATGGAATCCCTAATGATAAACCGCTCAAAGAAGGTGATATTGTCAATGTCGATATCACCGTCATCAAAGATGGCTATCACGGCGATACATCACAAATGTTTGTTGTGGGGAAAGCGACTATTTTAGCGGAGCGTTTAATTCGCGTTGCTCAAGAATGTTTATATATTGGCATTAATCTAGTTAAACCTGGCGCAAGACTAGGAGATATTGGTTCTGCTATCCAAAAACATGCCGAAAAACACAACTACTCCGTGGTTCGAGAATATTGTGGCCATGGTATTGGCGCAGGTTTTCACGAAGAGCCACAGGTTTTACATTACGGCAAAGCGGGTACTGGTGATGTCATCAAAGCAGGTCAATGTTTTACCATTGAACCTATGATTAATGCAGGTAATAAAGCCTGTAAAGTACTAAGAGATGAGTGGACCGTTGTCACCAAAGATAAAAAACTCTCTGCACAGTGGGAACATACGCTATTAGTAACAGAAACGGGTTGTGAAATTCTCACACTTCGCCCAGAAGAAACTATCCAACGTATTATTAATCACGACTAA
- the nifV gene encoding homocitrate synthase, with amino-acid sequence MVTINDTTLRDGEQTAGVSFTLQEKVNLAKMLVASGVTHLEVGIPAMGEEECLTIAAIRQALPDATLMAWCRLNKAEIKRAAELQLDWIDISIPSSDQMIKHKLHSNKRLLLERLQASIHYAISLGLQVCIGCEDASRADIHFLIEIGIVGHRAGARRLRYADTLGILEPFTTYEQINLLTQAQPLEIEIHCHDDLGLATANTLAAIKAGAAFANTTVVGLGERAGNAALEEVVTALEQCYRKSTGIRLDCLPALCQAVSAAAGRTIGLQKSLVGEQVFTHESGIHVDGLLKDIRNYQGVDPQLLGRNHKLVLGKHSGLGAVLAVFEGVGVTLNKVQAGRLLGAVKEFAIRCKRNPSDQELLTIRDTILTTE; translated from the coding sequence ATGGTCACGATAAACGATACAACCCTACGCGATGGCGAACAAACTGCAGGTGTCTCCTTTACGCTGCAAGAGAAAGTTAACCTAGCTAAAATGCTGGTGGCATCAGGTGTGACTCATTTAGAAGTGGGCATTCCTGCGATGGGAGAAGAGGAGTGTTTGACCATAGCCGCAATTCGCCAAGCATTACCCGATGCTACATTGATGGCGTGGTGTCGATTGAACAAAGCCGAGATTAAACGTGCTGCCGAGCTGCAACTTGATTGGATAGATATTTCCATTCCCAGCTCTGATCAGATGATTAAGCATAAACTGCATAGTAATAAGAGGCTGCTATTAGAGCGTCTGCAGGCAAGTATTCACTATGCTATTTCACTTGGATTACAAGTGTGTATTGGCTGCGAAGATGCATCACGGGCGGATATCCATTTTTTAATTGAAATAGGAATTGTCGGACATCGTGCTGGCGCGAGACGTTTACGTTATGCCGACACATTGGGGATATTAGAACCCTTCACAACCTATGAACAAATTAACTTATTAACGCAAGCCCAACCTTTAGAGATTGAAATTCATTGTCATGATGACCTTGGTCTAGCAACGGCCAATACTTTAGCTGCGATAAAAGCGGGCGCTGCTTTTGCTAATACCACGGTTGTTGGTTTGGGTGAGCGAGCAGGTAATGCAGCATTAGAAGAAGTGGTGACCGCTTTAGAGCAATGTTACCGGAAGTCGACTGGAATTCGCTTAGATTGTCTGCCTGCGCTTTGCCAAGCAGTTTCTGCAGCGGCAGGGCGTACCATTGGGCTGCAAAAAAGTTTAGTGGGTGAGCAAGTATTTACCCACGAATCGGGAATACACGTTGATGGCCTGCTTAAGGATATCCGCAATTATCAAGGTGTTGATCCTCAACTACTAGGGCGAAATCATAAGCTAGTTTTGGGTAAACATTCTGGGCTAGGTGCGGTACTAGCGGTATTTGAAGGTGTTGGCGTGACATTGAATAAAGTGCAAGCAGGGCGCTTGCTTGGGGCGGTAAAGGAATTTGCTATTCGTTGTAAGCGAAACCCATCGGATCAAGAATTACTGACCATCAGAGATACGATATTAACGACTGAGTAG
- the nifB gene encoding nitrogenase cofactor biosynthesis protein NifB: protein MDKINKEMKTDTKHNSRPSCKTKCESDLLSSDIKLAQSADSSSSMALHQLQKVSQHPCYSNNAHHKYARMHLAVAPACNIQCNYCNRKYDCANESRPGVVSELLTPEQALLKAQAVAKAIPQLSVIGIAGPGDPLANPVRTLSTLALIREAMPDIKLCISTNGLALSEHVDELLRLGVDHVTVTINALDEVIAAQIYKWIYLDGKRYEGVEAGRMLIQRQMEGLQALSKAGILTKVNSVLIPGINNAHLPELSRELRRNNVFLHNIMPLISKPEHGTHFGLTGQREPLEAELEAVREASGGNVQQMKHCQQCRADAVGMLGEDRSSEFQVKDLQDTPADYSETMLARSRFQSAIASKGASEKQASFIVAIASENSEQINLHFGHTDCFKLYLITENEQHYLGERRIKRYCSGSDECDDNSISGHNDSLSNAIKALHGVTLLLCCRIGTDPQQALTEANILVDVDYAYHAVPEVLPTLFSKYKQLAQKKWQQQLCKEA from the coding sequence ATGGATAAAATAAATAAAGAGATGAAAACGGACACAAAACACAATAGCCGTCCAAGCTGTAAAACGAAATGTGAGAGTGATCTACTTAGCTCTGATATTAAACTAGCACAATCGGCGGATAGTAGTTCGTCAATGGCTTTGCATCAGTTGCAGAAAGTATCGCAACACCCCTGCTATTCAAATAATGCCCACCATAAATATGCACGAATGCATTTGGCCGTCGCCCCCGCCTGTAATATTCAGTGTAATTACTGTAATCGCAAATATGACTGCGCCAATGAATCTCGCCCCGGCGTCGTCTCTGAATTACTGACGCCTGAACAGGCATTATTAAAAGCACAAGCCGTTGCCAAGGCAATCCCACAGCTCTCGGTTATTGGTATCGCCGGGCCGGGCGATCCCCTTGCAAATCCAGTGCGTACCTTAAGTACATTAGCCTTGATCCGCGAGGCGATGCCCGACATCAAGCTTTGCATATCGACAAATGGCTTGGCCTTAAGTGAGCATGTTGATGAATTATTAAGACTTGGTGTGGATCACGTTACTGTCACTATTAATGCATTAGATGAGGTCATTGCCGCACAAATCTACAAATGGATTTATCTCGATGGCAAACGTTATGAGGGAGTTGAGGCGGGAAGAATGCTCATACAACGGCAGATGGAGGGCCTGCAAGCACTCTCTAAAGCCGGCATCTTAACCAAAGTAAACTCAGTATTAATACCGGGGATCAATAATGCCCATCTACCCGAACTCAGTAGAGAGTTAAGACGTAACAATGTTTTTCTACATAACATTATGCCTCTAATTAGCAAACCCGAACATGGCACCCATTTTGGCCTCACGGGGCAAAGAGAGCCACTAGAAGCTGAGCTAGAAGCGGTGCGTGAAGCATCGGGCGGTAACGTACAACAGATGAAACATTGTCAACAATGTCGTGCCGACGCAGTTGGCATGTTAGGTGAAGATCGAAGCAGTGAGTTTCAGGTTAAAGATCTACAGGATACCCCTGCCGATTACAGTGAAACCATGCTTGCTCGTAGCCGTTTTCAATCGGCGATCGCCAGTAAAGGCGCCTCCGAAAAACAAGCTTCATTTATTGTTGCCATCGCCAGTGAAAATAGCGAACAAATCAATTTACATTTCGGCCATACCGATTGCTTTAAGTTATACCTGATCACGGAAAATGAACAACACTATCTTGGCGAACGGCGCATTAAACGCTACTGTTCGGGCAGTGATGAGTGTGATGATAATAGTATCTCAGGCCATAACGACAGCTTAAGCAACGCCATCAAAGCATTGCATGGTGTCACTCTGTTATTATGTTGCCGTATTGGCACTGATCCACAACAGGCTTTAACAGAGGCTAACATCCTAGTGGACGTCGATTACGCCTATCATGCTGTGCCAGAGGTACTACCGACTCTATTCTCTAAATATAAACAACTAGCACAAAAGAAATGGCAACAACAACTCTGTAAGGAAGCGTAA
- the nifS gene encoding cysteine desulfurase NifS has protein sequence MKQIYLDNNATTKVDAMALEAMLPLFTEQFGNPSSIHSFGDKVGAQLKIARRRVADLIGALHETEVIFTSCATESTTTAIYSALKANPNKKEIITSVVEHPATLEVCEQLALEGYTIHWLKVDKKGRLDLDQYQKLLGDNTALVTVMWANNETGTLFPILEMAAMAKEKGILFHTDAVQAVGKVPVEVQDSGIDMLSFSGHKLHAPKGIGALYVRRGVRYRPLLRGGHQERGRRAGTENTAAIVAFGVAAEQAELHLETINSRVRTLRDKLETGILASVDHAFVTGDPDNRTANTANIAFEYVEGEAILMLLNQYGIAASSGSACTSGSLEPSHVMQAMSIPFTAAHGTIRFSLSRYTTERDIDRVIEVVPSIIDKLRLLSPYWQDGKPVVIEAFEPAFA, from the coding sequence ATGAAACAAATTTATTTAGATAATAATGCAACGACTAAAGTGGATGCGATGGCACTCGAAGCAATGTTACCGCTATTCACCGAGCAGTTTGGTAATCCCTCTTCTATCCATAGTTTTGGCGATAAAGTGGGCGCTCAGCTTAAAATAGCGCGTCGCCGAGTTGCCGATTTAATTGGTGCTTTACATGAAACAGAGGTGATTTTCACCTCCTGTGCAACGGAATCAACGACAACGGCAATCTATTCAGCTTTAAAAGCAAATCCCAATAAAAAAGAGATCATCACCAGCGTAGTTGAACATCCAGCCACCTTGGAAGTGTGTGAACAACTTGCCCTTGAGGGATACACCATTCATTGGTTGAAGGTAGATAAAAAAGGGCGCTTAGATTTAGACCAGTATCAAAAATTGCTTGGCGATAACACCGCGTTAGTGACTGTCATGTGGGCGAATAATGAAACGGGGACACTCTTTCCTATTTTGGAAATGGCGGCAATGGCAAAAGAGAAAGGGATTTTATTTCATACCGATGCGGTACAAGCTGTTGGTAAAGTACCCGTTGAAGTGCAGGATTCGGGCATTGATATGCTCTCCTTTTCAGGCCATAAACTCCATGCACCAAAGGGTATAGGGGCACTTTATGTACGTCGTGGCGTACGCTATCGCCCACTGCTACGTGGGGGGCATCAGGAACGTGGACGCCGCGCTGGCACTGAGAATACGGCGGCTATTGTGGCATTCGGAGTGGCGGCGGAACAGGCTGAATTGCATCTAGAGACGATTAATAGTCGAGTGAGAACACTGCGCGATAAGTTGGAAACGGGCATATTAGCCAGCGTTGACCACGCTTTCGTGACTGGCGACCCCGATAATCGTACCGCTAATACGGCGAATATCGCCTTTGAATATGTTGAAGGTGAAGCTATTTTAATGCTGCTCAATCAATATGGTATTGCTGCATCGAGTGGCAGTGCTTGTACCTCTGGATCATTGGAGCCCTCACATGTGATGCAGGCGATGTCCATTCCATTTACAGCGGCCCATGGCACTATCCGTTTCTCTCTTTCTCGATATACCACGGAGCGAGATATCGACCGAGTGATTGAGGTGGTGCCATCTATTATCGATAAGCTGCGCCTATTGTCTCCTTACTGGCAAGATGGAAAGCCAGTGGTAATAGAAGCATTTGAACCCGCATTTGCCTAA
- a CDS encoding 4Fe-4S dicluster domain-containing protein, translated as MALQIGKKCFSCYACETVCPEEAISQTNNIFSINATLCSECQDLATPRCIAICPEAGAITKVES; from the coding sequence ATGGCCCTACAAATTGGTAAAAAATGTTTTTCTTGTTACGCCTGTGAAACGGTCTGCCCTGAAGAGGCAATCAGTCAGACCAATAATATCTTTAGCATTAATGCAACTTTATGCAGTGAGTGCCAAGACTTAGCAACACCGCGCTGTATCGCTATCTGCCCTGAAGCTGGCGCGATAACAAAGGTAGAATCATAA
- the nifU gene encoding Fe-S cluster assembly protein NifU: protein MWNYSETVKDHFFNPRNAKALSDANGIGDVGSISCGDALRLTIKVNEETDIIEDAGFQTFGCGSAIASSSALTELIIGKTVAQAEQVTNQEIVDYLGGLPAEKMHCSVMGQEALEAAIANYRGIELKADDHEEGKLICRCFAVDEGKITRAVEKHALTTIDDVINYTKAGGACTGCHEKIERVIDAVMAKKQGTCPSATGHVAAPMVDIVPQKMDSLTQKVQEIITNLRPYLQVDGGDMSLVDASENLITVSLSGACTGCMMTDITLGWLQDQISEKLGFAVPVVNQEPLTHEPQELQDLAHLAHVS, encoded by the coding sequence ATGTGGAACTATTCAGAAACAGTAAAAGATCATTTTTTTAATCCAAGAAATGCCAAAGCATTAAGTGATGCCAATGGTATTGGTGATGTTGGCTCTATTAGTTGTGGTGATGCATTACGCTTAACAATAAAAGTAAATGAAGAGACAGATATTATTGAAGATGCCGGTTTCCAAACCTTTGGTTGTGGTAGTGCGATTGCATCTTCATCGGCATTAACAGAACTGATTATTGGTAAAACCGTTGCGCAAGCAGAGCAAGTGACCAACCAAGAGATTGTTGATTACCTCGGTGGCTTACCAGCGGAAAAAATGCACTGTTCGGTGATGGGACAAGAAGCGCTAGAAGCGGCGATTGCTAACTACCGTGGTATCGAATTAAAGGCTGATGATCATGAAGAGGGCAAATTGATTTGTCGCTGTTTTGCCGTCGATGAAGGAAAAATAACCAGAGCCGTTGAAAAACATGCGCTGACTACTATTGATGATGTCATCAACTATACCAAAGCGGGCGGAGCTTGTACGGGGTGCCATGAAAAAATAGAACGGGTAATTGATGCTGTGATGGCAAAAAAACAGGGCACATGCCCATCGGCAACGGGTCATGTTGCAGCGCCAATGGTAGATATAGTGCCGCAAAAAATGGACTCACTGACGCAAAAAGTCCAGGAAATTATCACTAACTTACGCCCCTATTTACAGGTCGATGGGGGGGATATGAGTTTGGTGGATGCCAGTGAGAATTTAATAACAGTGAGTCTATCTGGTGCTTGTACGGGCTGCATGATGACGGATATCACCCTCGGTTGGTTACAGGATCAAATCAGTGAAAAATTAGGTTTTGCCGTTCCCGTTGTTAACCAAGAGCCGCTCACGCATGAACCGCAAGAGTTGCAAGATCTTGCGCACTTAGCACATGTAAGTTAG